A window of Corythoichthys intestinalis isolate RoL2023-P3 chromosome 14, ASM3026506v1, whole genome shotgun sequence contains these coding sequences:
- the prpf38b gene encoding pre-mRNA-splicing factor 38B yields MAGLGNQAMNKPASGKHGNVLPLWGNEKTMNLNPMILTNVLSSPYFKVQLYELKTYHEVVDEIYFKVTHVEPWEKGSRKTAGQTGMCGGVRGVGTGGIVSTAFCLLYKLFTLKLTRKQLMGLITHTDSPYIRALGFMYIRYTQPPADLIDWYDGFMDDEEELDVKAGGGCVMTVGEMLRSFLTKLEWFSTLFPRIPVPVQKSIDQQMKSRPRKVPQKEPQEEEEAFEESGRQGERRRSRSPRRTPSPRRSPKRSRSRSHHRERDRHGPSYDRELERERERQRKERDARERDRERRRSRSAERNHQERRERRRSRSGSRDKRSERKDKERDGGDDRNKRKERDHHRERPAERDRSRERKSDDRRHKDERERHRDERKAKKLSRSRSRERRHKSAGDDKSRKRDSSHGREKERDGEQRSHKRSRSRERSHHQREASTDHSKHADRRRSPSVE; encoded by the exons ATGGCCGGCCTCGGAAACCAGGCCATGAACAAGCCTGCGTCCGGAAAACATGGCAACGTACTGCCCCTGTGGGGCAACGAGAAGACTATGAACCTCAACCCCATGATTCTCACCAACGTTCTGTCCTCGCCCTATTTCAAAGTTCAGCTGTATGAACTTAAAACGTACCACGAAGTTGTGGACGAAATCTATTTCAAG GTGACTCACGTTGAGCCATGGGAGAAAGGAAGCAGAAAGACTGCAGGTCAGACTGGAATGTGCGGAGGG GTTCGCGGCGTCGGGACCGGAGGCATCGTTTCGACAGCCTTCTGTTTACTATACAAACTGTTTACACTCAAGCTGACACGCAAGCAGCTGATGGGCCTGATCACACACACGGACTCTCCCTACATCCGAGCGCTTGGCTTCATGTACATACG ATACACGCAGCCCCCAGCTGATTTAATAGACTGGTATGACGGCTTCATGGATGATGAGGAG GAGCTGGACGTGAAAGCGGGCGGCGGGTGCGTGATGACTGTCGGCGAGATGCTTCGCTCATTCCTCACCAAGCTGGAATGGTTCTCCACTCTGTTTCCCCGCATCCCCGTGCCCGTGCAGAAGAGCATCGACCAGCAGATGAAGAGCCGGCCTCGGAAAGTGCCGCAGAAGGAGCcgcaggaggaggaggaggcttTCGAAGAAAGCGGCAGACAAGGGGAACGCCGGCGCTCcag GAGCCCCAGGCGGACACCGAGCCCCAGACGCTCTCCGAAGCGATCGAGGAGCCGGAGTCACCACCGCGAGCGGGACCGCCACGGCCCCAGCTACGACCGCGAGCTGGAAAGGGAGCGTGAACGTCAGCGGAAAGAGAGGGACGCTAGGGAGCGCGACAGGGAGAGGAGACGATCCCGCAGCGCCGAACGAAACCACCAAGAGCGGCGCGAGCGCCGAAGAAGCCGTAGCGGCAGCAGGGACAAAAGGAGCGAGCGCAAAGACAAGGAGCGCGACGGAGGCGACGACAGGAACAAGAGGAAGGAGCGGGACCACCACAGAGAGCGCCCGGCCGAGAGGGACAGGTCCAGGGAGAGGAAGAGCGACGACAGGAGGCACAAAGACGAAAGGGAGAGGCACCGAGACGAGAGAAAGGCCAAGAAGCTCAGCCGGAGTCGGAGCAGGGAGAGGCGGCACAAGAGCGCCGGCGACGACAAGAGCAGAAAGCGGGATAGCAGCCACGGCAGGGAGAAGGAACGCGACGGAGAACAGCGCTCGCACAAACGCAGCCGCAGCAGAGAGAGGAGTCATCACCAGAGGGAGGCCAGCACCGACCACAGCAAACACGCCGATCGCAGACGGAGTCCAAGCGTCGagtaa
- the LOC130929896 gene encoding fibronectin type III domain-containing protein 7-like gives MFSTGPCQPEGLWVTFHCNNQSAVLSWTPSHNAVDYYGCAQADSGEMLYCHSTDPTCTIPNLDCGTLYSFTVQASDGTCNSSLSDPVERGAAPCPPDAIDVWPMVMYMEVQTLQFTWTEISCADAEYLLRLSGNLLGDSQAQFEVSSYWTERTEFEIPLPCGSSYSATVESRNVAGVSNRSVPLTDTTAPCKPSMVTYSSNSSIARISWNSSVFATMYNVYKHNVSPSSRLCTTSGLSCYLQLDVMSVDLLVTASNAVGESEGSNVINVVIHHVRKRDVSETGDLSAPEVNVTLVTPTTIMANWTRVGNYTSFKLLLTQPQSSSASPLELTVLDYSIILPGLDPNCFYCITVSGKNGDDVGLESDPVCLETEESN, from the exons ATGTTCAGCACAG GTCCTTGTCAACCAGAGGGTCTGTGGGTCACCTTCCACTGTAATAATCAGTCCGCAGTGCTCTCTTGGACCCCCAGTCATAATGCTGTGGACTACTACGGCTGTGCTCAGGCAGACAGTGGAGAAATGCTATACTGTCATAGCACCGATCCCACCTGCACCATCCCCAATTTGGACTGCGGGACGCTTTACAGCTTCACTGTGCAGGCCTCGGACGGCACCTGCAATAGTTCACTGAGTGACCCGGTGGAGCGAGGAGCAG CCCCGTGTCCTCCTGACGCTATTGATGTGTGGCCTATGGTGATGTACATGGAGGTCCAGACTTTACAATTCACCTGGACGGAAATAAGCTGCGCGGATGCGGAGTACCTGCTGAGGTTATCCGGGAACCTGCTCGGAGACAGCCAGGCCCAGTTTGAAGTGTCTTCCTACTGGACTGAAAGGACGGAGTTCGAGATTCCACTTCCCTGTGGTTCTTCCTATAGTGCCACAGTGGAGAGCAGGAACGTGGCTGGAGTTAGCAACCGGTCTGTGCCACTTACTGATACAACAG CTCCATGTAAGCCTTCCATGGTGACCTACAGCAGCAACAGCTCAATTGCCAGAATTTCCTGGAACTCTTCCGTGTTTGCCACCATGTACAACGTGTACAAACACAATGTATCCCCCAGCTCACGGTTGTGCACCACTTCAGGCCTGTCCTGCTATTTGCAGCTCGACGTCATGTCAGTGGACCTGCTGGTCACCGCCAGCAACGCTGTCGGGGAAAGCGAAGGATCGAATGTTATAAACG TAGTGATACACCATGTCAGAAAAAGAGACGTCAGCGAGACTG GGGACCTTTCAGCTCCTGAGGTGAACGTCACGCTGGTCACACCGACGACCATCATGGCTAATTGGACGCGAGTCGGTAATTACACCAGCTTCAAGCTGCTACTCACGCAGCCTCAGAGCAGCTCAGCGTCACCACTGGAACTGACAGTACTGGATTACAGCATCATCCTCCCTGGTCTGGATCCCAACTGCTTTTATTGCATCACCGTGTCGGGCAAGAACGGTGATGACGTTGGACTAGAGTCTGATCCTGTGTGTTTGGAAACAGAAGAAAGTAATTAG